One Leptospira wolbachii serovar Codice str. CDC genomic region harbors:
- a CDS encoding DUF1501 domain-containing protein yields the protein MNRKEFIKKSMISLGISPFLFSSNPFGSLHASEEEESITLPSKVKSVIFIEMMGGMSHVDTLDPKPNSAFGKVSSSISGLSVLEPFSLTAKQLHSIGIIRSTWSEEGDHGFAQMLLGTGYRMTEAMGFPDIPHFGAVIAYAKKSKVKSSYFPSYVTIGGRGGKNGNSGFLGIDYSGYHVGNVDEPIQHLNPSYGKFAEDRILRRKDLVSFMNEEFSKTYPTKESKHWKNMLVAAEEFRNSKNIDSFRISLEDEKTRARYGTTWQGKAMLLAKRLAAQEVPFIHISIGGWDTHTGNKAQVTKNMKETDMGIASLLEDLNNTGLIKQTLFVLTSEFGRTPDVGSRDGRDHHPKVWSTLLGGGPFTKGFVLGETDETGSKPVNPKEALHVRDLIATIYQAAGVNPDGSLTNSFGRPFLLTTKKAKVYEGLF from the coding sequence ATGAACCGCAAAGAATTTATTAAAAAATCAATGATTAGTTTGGGGATCAGTCCCTTTCTATTTTCATCCAATCCTTTTGGTAGTTTACACGCTTCGGAAGAAGAGGAGTCGATCACCCTTCCTTCTAAGGTAAAGTCAGTCATCTTTATTGAAATGATGGGAGGAATGAGTCACGTAGACACTCTCGATCCCAAACCCAACAGTGCTTTTGGTAAGGTGAGTTCTAGTATTTCAGGATTATCTGTCTTAGAACCTTTTTCTCTTACCGCCAAACAACTGCATTCAATTGGCATCATTCGCTCTACATGGAGTGAAGAAGGAGATCATGGGTTTGCACAAATGTTACTGGGTACAGGGTATCGAATGACAGAAGCTATGGGCTTTCCCGACATCCCTCATTTCGGTGCAGTGATTGCCTATGCAAAAAAATCAAAAGTCAAATCTTCCTACTTTCCAAGTTATGTTACGATTGGTGGCCGTGGTGGGAAAAATGGAAATTCAGGATTTTTAGGAATCGATTATTCTGGTTACCATGTTGGGAATGTGGATGAACCCATCCAACATTTGAATCCTTCCTATGGAAAATTTGCAGAAGATCGAATTCTTCGAAGAAAAGATTTGGTTTCTTTTATGAATGAGGAATTTTCTAAAACCTATCCCACAAAGGAATCCAAACATTGGAAAAATATGCTCGTGGCAGCAGAAGAGTTTCGAAATTCCAAAAACATCGATAGTTTTCGCATTAGTTTGGAAGATGAAAAAACAAGAGCAAGATACGGAACCACATGGCAAGGGAAGGCTATGTTACTGGCGAAACGACTCGCGGCACAGGAAGTTCCCTTCATTCATATCTCTATTGGAGGTTGGGACACACATACAGGCAACAAAGCACAAGTGACAAAAAATATGAAAGAAACAGATATGGGAATTGCTTCTTTATTAGAAGACTTAAACAATACCGGTCTCATTAAACAAACGTTATTTGTTCTTACCAGCGAATTTGGCAGAACCCCTGATGTCGGATCGAGGGATGGTCGTGATCACCACCCTAAAGTTTGGTCGACTTTACTCGGAGGGGGTCCCTTTACCAAAGGTTTTGTATTAGGAGAAACAGATGAAACCGGATCCAAACCTGTAAATCCCAAAGAAGCTTTACATGTGAGAGATCTTATCGCTACTATTTACCAAGCGGCGGGAGTCAATCCCGAT